A genomic window from Nocardioides rotundus includes:
- a CDS encoding CE1759 family FMN reductase, translating to MTDLVIVSGGLREPSSTRLLADRLAAATTRALAEEGRDASTTVVELRPLARDIADAMTAGFAPERLEEAFETVGSADGVIAVTPAFNASFGGLFKSFFDVLPEETLHDMPVLIGATGGTDRHSLVLEHALRPMFSYLHAIVSPTAVYASTDDFGGSGDGEALNRRVARAASDYARLLTSCGRRIRPDAFTEELDSMTALLNSGRG from the coding sequence ATGACTGACCTGGTGATCGTCAGCGGAGGGCTGCGCGAGCCGTCCTCCACCCGGCTGCTGGCCGACCGGCTGGCCGCCGCCACCACCCGGGCGCTGGCCGAGGAGGGCCGCGATGCCTCCACCACCGTGGTGGAGCTGCGGCCCCTGGCCCGCGACATCGCCGACGCGATGACCGCCGGCTTCGCGCCGGAGCGGCTGGAGGAGGCCTTCGAGACCGTCGGCTCGGCCGACGGGGTGATCGCGGTGACGCCCGCGTTCAACGCCTCCTTCGGCGGGCTCTTCAAGAGCTTCTTCGACGTGCTGCCGGAGGAGACCCTGCACGACATGCCGGTGCTGATCGGCGCGACCGGCGGGACCGACCGGCACTCGCTGGTGCTGGAGCACGCGCTGCGGCCGATGTTCTCCTACCTGCACGCGATCGTCTCGCCGACGGCCGTCTACGCCTCGACCGACGACTTCGGCGGCTCCGGCGACGGGGAGGCGCTCAACCGGCGGGTCGCCCGGGCGGCGTCCGACTACGCCCGGCTGCTCACCTCGTGCGGGCGCCGTATTCGTCCCGACGCCTTCACCGAGGAGCTGGACTCGATGACCGCGCTTCTCAACTCCGGGCGCGGCTGA
- a CDS encoding saccharopine dehydrogenase translates to MTHLWIRAEARPTEQRTPIVPADAARLVADGVSVTVEESPYRVFGIEEYVAAGCATAPAGSWVDAPEDAYVVGIKELPDEPAELRHVHIYFAHAFKGQDGAEELLDRFARGGGQLLDVEYLTLEGRRVVAFGRWAGYMGAALAVLAARGSLEAPVTPTDKPTLDGVLAADASPVRALVTGFRGRSGRGAVEALEVAGAEVTGWDVNDTRNLDHDALLAHDVLVNCVVTRVPAEPFVRDQDLAAERRLRVVSDVTNDVTSDLNLIPVNSAVTSWDEPVRRVADDPPLDVIAIDNLPSLLPREASESFSAELTPLIADLDARSGAWVTAVEEFRRHTR, encoded by the coding sequence ATGACCCATCTGTGGATCCGCGCGGAGGCGCGGCCGACCGAGCAGCGCACGCCGATCGTCCCCGCGGACGCCGCCCGCCTGGTGGCCGACGGGGTGAGCGTCACGGTCGAGGAGTCGCCGTACCGGGTCTTCGGGATCGAGGAGTACGTCGCCGCCGGGTGCGCCACCGCTCCCGCCGGCTCCTGGGTGGACGCGCCCGAGGACGCCTACGTCGTCGGGATCAAGGAGCTGCCCGACGAGCCCGCCGAGCTGCGGCACGTCCACATCTACTTCGCCCACGCCTTCAAGGGGCAGGACGGGGCGGAGGAGCTGCTCGACCGCTTCGCCCGGGGCGGGGGCCAGCTGCTGGACGTGGAGTACCTCACCCTCGAGGGCCGCCGGGTCGTGGCGTTCGGCCGCTGGGCCGGCTACATGGGCGCTGCGCTCGCGGTGCTCGCCGCCCGGGGCTCGCTGGAGGCGCCGGTGACGCCGACCGACAAGCCCACGCTCGACGGCGTGCTCGCGGCCGACGCCTCGCCCGTCCGGGCCCTGGTCACCGGCTTCCGCGGCCGCAGCGGCCGGGGCGCGGTGGAGGCGCTGGAGGTGGCCGGCGCCGAGGTGACCGGGTGGGACGTCAACGACACCCGCAACCTGGACCACGACGCGCTGCTCGCCCACGACGTGCTCGTCAACTGCGTGGTCACCCGGGTCCCCGCCGAGCCGTTCGTCCGCGACCAGGATCTGGCCGCCGAGCGCCGGCTGCGCGTGGTCTCCGACGTCACCAACGACGTCACCTCCGACCTCAACCTGATCCCGGTGAACTCCGCGGTGACCTCCTGGGACGAGCCGGTCCGTCGCGTCGCCGACGACCCGCCGCTGGACGTGATCGCGATCGACAACCTGCCCTCGCTGCTCCCGCGCGAGGCGAGCGAGTCCTTCTCCGCCGAGCTCACCCCGCTGATCGCCGACCTCGACGCCCGCTCGGGCGCCTGGGTCACCGCGGTCGAGGAGTTCCGCCGCCACACCCGCTGA
- a CDS encoding LysR family transcriptional regulator, with protein MDVRHLELLRELSVRRTLAAVAEATHRTPSALSQQLRTAERELGVPLVVRDGRGLRLTPEGELLAGAADEVGATLAGVRARLDELRGEPVGVVRIGSLPSAGEALLPGLVRALRRTRITLEVEDFDLAEADYAARTLDADVVIGHSLTSDVPVGAEGLVTRVLAREPIDVALPARHPLARKERLRPADLVGTRWLGVPVGYPFDSILVVVEQLIGEPLERVQRLRDNRLNEALVVAGEGLSLLPRFTTRPRRGLVLRPLTGVRADRAVVALARADRAARLSVATVLDALAEAGAALDS; from the coding sequence ATGGACGTGCGCCATCTGGAGCTGCTGCGCGAGCTGTCGGTACGGCGCACCCTGGCCGCCGTCGCGGAGGCGACCCACCGCACCCCGTCCGCCCTCTCCCAGCAGCTGCGCACCGCCGAGCGGGAGCTGGGCGTCCCGCTCGTCGTCCGGGACGGGCGCGGGCTGCGGCTCACGCCGGAGGGCGAGCTGCTCGCGGGCGCGGCCGACGAGGTCGGCGCGACCCTGGCCGGCGTGCGCGCCCGGCTGGACGAGCTGCGCGGCGAGCCGGTCGGGGTGGTGCGGATCGGCAGCCTGCCGAGTGCGGGGGAGGCGCTGCTGCCGGGCTTGGTGCGCGCGCTCCGCCGTACTCGCATCACGCTCGAGGTCGAGGACTTCGACCTGGCCGAGGCAGACTACGCCGCTCGCACGCTGGACGCGGACGTGGTGATCGGGCACAGCCTCACCAGCGACGTGCCCGTCGGCGCGGAGGGGCTGGTCACGCGGGTGCTGGCGCGTGAGCCGATCGACGTCGCGTTGCCGGCGCGCCACCCGCTGGCCCGCAAGGAGCGGCTGCGACCCGCGGACCTGGTGGGCACCCGGTGGCTGGGCGTGCCGGTGGGCTACCCGTTCGACTCGATCCTGGTGGTGGTGGAGCAGCTGATCGGGGAGCCGCTCGAGCGGGTGCAGCGGCTGCGCGACAACCGGCTGAACGAGGCGCTGGTGGTCGCCGGGGAGGGGCTCTCCCTGCTGCCGCGCTTCACCACGCGGCCCCGCCGCGGACTGGTGCTGCGGCCGCTGACGGGGGTGCGCGCCGACCGGGCGGTCGTGGCTCTGGCGCGGGCGGACCGCGCCGCCCGGCTCTCGGTGGCGACGGTCCTCGACGCGTTGGCGGAGGCTGGCGCCGCGCTGGACTCGTGA
- a CDS encoding EamA family transporter, protein MPTRHVLLAVGVAVLWGLNFLAIHASLEQFPPLLLAGLRFLVIAVPTVLFVPRPDVELRWLVGYGLGFGTLQFLGLYLGMAAGFPTGLASLVLQSSAPFTVILGMVLLGERLSARRAAGVLVAVLGLALVGVSRATTAEWWPFALVVLGGFGWALGNLASRQARAPRPLHLTLWMSVVPPLPMFALSWWLEGPERIGRAFATSLTVEAVPAWLGLAYTVVLGTVVGSGIWVWLMSRHPAGMVAPFSMLVPVTGMLAAWLALDETPSPLELAGGVLVVGGVLWASLPGPRRTPPAGSPSAHGADRGVWRRLDRLVLAGGMKKLAAVALTAALTLGATACSEAQEAADQASDAASKASDAASKAGDQASDAADQARQAARDVNWDKYPRELRDRVQKMADKADCKGLNGVLDNLDPGKDGAAITWVRAQLKQAGCA, encoded by the coding sequence ATGCCCACCCGTCACGTCCTCCTCGCCGTGGGCGTCGCCGTCCTCTGGGGCCTGAACTTCCTGGCCATCCACGCCTCCCTGGAGCAGTTCCCGCCCCTGCTCCTGGCCGGTCTCCGCTTCCTGGTGATCGCGGTGCCGACCGTGCTGTTCGTGCCGCGGCCCGACGTGGAGCTCCGGTGGCTGGTCGGCTACGGGCTCGGGTTCGGCACGCTGCAGTTCCTCGGGCTCTACCTCGGCATGGCGGCCGGTTTCCCCACCGGGCTCGCCTCGCTCGTGCTGCAGTCCTCCGCCCCGTTCACCGTGATCCTGGGGATGGTGCTGCTGGGCGAGCGGCTGAGCGCGCGACGGGCCGCGGGGGTGCTCGTCGCGGTGCTGGGCCTGGCGCTGGTGGGCGTCTCCCGCGCGACCACCGCGGAGTGGTGGCCGTTCGCCCTGGTCGTCCTGGGCGGCTTCGGCTGGGCGCTGGGCAACCTGGCCAGCCGGCAGGCCAGGGCCCCCCGGCCGCTGCACCTGACGCTGTGGATGTCGGTGGTGCCGCCGCTGCCGATGTTCGCGCTGTCCTGGTGGCTGGAGGGGCCGGAGCGGATCGGGCGGGCCTTCGCCACCTCGCTCACCGTCGAGGCGGTCCCGGCCTGGCTGGGGCTCGCCTACACCGTCGTCCTCGGCACCGTGGTCGGCTCGGGGATCTGGGTCTGGCTGATGTCGCGCCACCCCGCCGGGATGGTGGCGCCGTTCTCGATGCTGGTGCCGGTCACCGGGATGCTCGCAGCCTGGCTGGCCCTGGACGAGACGCCGTCCCCGCTGGAGCTCGCCGGCGGCGTGCTCGTGGTCGGCGGGGTGCTGTGGGCGAGCCTGCCCGGGCCGCGCCGTACTCCTCCCGCGGGGAGCCCCTCCGCGCACGGTGCCGACCGGGGGGTGTGGCGACGGCTTGACCGGCTCGTGTTGGCTGGAGGCATGAAGAAGCTCGCTGCTGTTGCCCTGACCGCCGCCCTCACCCTGGGCGCCACCGCCTGCTCGGAGGCGCAGGAAGCCGCCGACCAGGCGAGCGACGCCGCCTCGAAGGCCAGCGACGCCGCGTCCAAGGCCGGCGACCAGGCATCCGACGCCGCCGACCAGGCCCGCCAGGCGGCCCGCGACGTCAACTGGGACAAGTACCCCCGCGAGCTGCGCGACCGGGTGCAGAAGATGGCCGACAAGGCAGACTGCAAGGGCCTCAACGGGGTGCTCGACAACCTGGACCCCGGCAAGGACGGCGCGGCGATCACCTGGGTGCGCGCCCAGCTGAAGCAGGCCGGCTGCGCCTGA
- a CDS encoding DNA glycosylase AlkZ-like family protein, producing the protein MHRLTPQDARRIAVRAQLLARPRPAGLDETVRHLTLLQHDPTTAVAPSADLVAWSRLGSSYTLGDVEQAWATGRLVELDQMLRPAEDIALVTAEMAAWPTPDVPDEVVRWLDANDDCRGEILDRLHDEGPLPSAELPDSIAVPWRSSGWNNDRSVRMLLGLMVARGEVAVAGREGRTTMWDLAERVYPDLPPVPLEEARRLRSERRLTALGIARPRSAKTPNDPDHVGEVGEEAVVEGVRGRWRVDPAYLHDDSAGRVALLSPLDRLVFDRRRMAELWGFDYQLEMYKPKAKRRFGYWAMPVLDGEELAGKVDATAERDRGVLRLDAVHEDGAWTQARRRAVDEELEELAGFLGLVLER; encoded by the coding sequence GTGCATCGGCTCACCCCGCAGGACGCCCGGCGGATCGCCGTACGCGCCCAGCTCCTGGCCCGGCCGCGGCCCGCGGGGCTGGACGAGACGGTCCGGCACCTGACCCTGCTGCAGCACGACCCCACGACGGCGGTGGCGCCGAGCGCCGACCTGGTGGCGTGGAGTCGCCTGGGGTCGTCGTACACCCTCGGCGACGTCGAGCAGGCCTGGGCCACGGGCCGCCTCGTCGAGCTCGACCAGATGCTCCGCCCGGCCGAGGACATCGCGCTGGTCACCGCCGAGATGGCCGCCTGGCCGACCCCCGACGTGCCGGACGAGGTCGTCCGCTGGCTGGACGCCAACGACGACTGCCGCGGGGAGATCCTCGACCGGCTCCATGACGAGGGCCCGCTGCCCTCGGCCGAGCTGCCGGACTCGATCGCGGTCCCGTGGCGCTCCAGCGGGTGGAACAACGACCGCTCGGTCCGGATGCTGCTGGGCCTCATGGTGGCCCGCGGCGAGGTGGCCGTGGCCGGCCGCGAGGGGCGGACGACGATGTGGGACCTGGCCGAGCGGGTCTACCCCGACCTGCCGCCGGTGCCGCTGGAGGAGGCACGCCGGCTCCGCTCCGAGCGCCGCCTGACCGCGTTGGGGATAGCCCGCCCGAGGTCCGCCAAGACGCCCAACGATCCGGACCACGTGGGCGAGGTCGGCGAGGAGGCCGTCGTCGAGGGCGTGCGCGGACGATGGCGCGTCGACCCGGCGTACCTCCACGACGACTCCGCGGGTCGGGTCGCCCTCCTCTCCCCGCTCGACCGGCTGGTCTTCGACCGTCGGCGGATGGCGGAGCTGTGGGGCTTCGACTACCAGCTGGAGATGTACAAGCCGAAGGCGAAGCGCCGCTTCGGCTACTGGGCGATGCCGGTGCTGGACGGCGAGGAGCTGGCCGGGAAGGTCGACGCGACCGCCGAGCGCGACCGCGGCGTGCTCCGGCTCGACGCGGTGCACGAGGACGGCGCGTGGACGCAGGCCCGGAGGCGGGCGGTCGACGAGGAGCTGGAGGAGCTGGCGGGCTTCCTCGGGCTGGTCCTGGAGCGCTAG
- a CDS encoding GtrA family protein, which produces MAATGTQARSRTDSFHQGFSAFVHRLHAALPTPVRSRVPITFVAFALINGFTFSVDLTLLAVLYDGLGVWNPVAVTTGYAVAFGLAFWLNRWLNFDVHGDVGRQAARYVPVLAVNYVGIILAVGSGLTFLGVPFWVARLLAGALEAVWMYSALRWFVFRGRARA; this is translated from the coding sequence ATGGCGGCGACGGGGACGCAGGCGCGCTCACGCACCGACTCCTTCCACCAGGGGTTCAGCGCCTTCGTGCACCGGCTGCACGCCGCGCTCCCGACGCCGGTGCGCAGCCGCGTCCCCATCACCTTCGTCGCGTTCGCGCTCATCAACGGGTTCACTTTCTCCGTCGACCTGACCCTGCTGGCGGTGCTCTACGACGGCCTCGGGGTGTGGAACCCGGTCGCGGTGACGACGGGGTACGCCGTCGCGTTCGGGCTCGCCTTCTGGCTCAACCGCTGGCTCAACTTCGACGTGCACGGCGACGTGGGACGACAGGCGGCGCGCTATGTGCCGGTCCTGGCCGTCAACTACGTCGGGATCATCCTGGCGGTGGGATCGGGGCTGACCTTCCTCGGCGTGCCGTTCTGGGTGGCCCGGCTGCTCGCCGGGGCGCTGGAGGCGGTGTGGATGTACTCCGCGCTCCGCTGGTTCGTCTTCCGGGGGCGGGCGCGCGCCTGA
- a CDS encoding FAD-dependent monooxygenase yields the protein MQRIVVVGGGIAGLTLAAALDPARFEVELVEAQPERVSGGAALGLWPSARRALAGLGVLPATGDGVAGTTVALHDLAGRRLASARGPDIALVDRPALMAALERAVPPTVRRRVAEVEDPSQLDADLVVGADGVRSRVRGLVDASAADRVETPYVALRGILPSVAGGYGEYWGAGRLFGLAPMPDGRAYWFSTHRSTLGPEPLPVADVLAEARQRFDGAASTIRDVLADPGEPVLATRLWVAPPMTRYARGRYVVLGDAAHASLPNLGRGACDAILDAAALARTLDAGRSLASWQARRLPPTQAARLAAGGLMRLALLDRGQRVRDGALARLGALTSAGR from the coding sequence ATGCAGCGGATCGTGGTCGTCGGCGGCGGCATCGCCGGCCTCACCCTCGCCGCGGCCCTGGACCCGGCGCGGTTCGAGGTCGAGCTGGTCGAGGCGCAGCCCGAGCGGGTCTCCGGCGGCGCGGCGCTGGGCCTATGGCCCTCGGCGCGCCGGGCGCTCGCCGGTCTCGGCGTCCTTCCCGCGACCGGCGACGGCGTCGCCGGGACGACAGTGGCCCTGCACGACCTGGCGGGCCGCCGCTTGGCGAGTGCGCGGGGCCCGGACATCGCGCTGGTCGACCGGCCCGCGCTGATGGCGGCCCTCGAGCGGGCGGTCCCGCCGACCGTCCGGCGCCGGGTCGCGGAGGTCGAGGACCCGTCGCAGCTCGACGCCGACCTGGTGGTCGGCGCGGACGGGGTGCGCAGCCGGGTCCGCGGGCTGGTGGACGCCTCGGCCGCCGATCGGGTGGAGACGCCGTACGTCGCGCTCCGGGGGATCCTGCCGTCGGTGGCCGGCGGCTACGGGGAGTATTGGGGAGCCGGCCGGCTGTTCGGGCTGGCGCCGATGCCGGACGGGCGGGCCTACTGGTTCTCCACCCATCGGTCGACGCTGGGCCCCGAGCCGCTGCCGGTCGCCGACGTGCTCGCCGAGGCCCGGCAGCGCTTCGACGGGGCGGCGTCGACCATCCGCGACGTCCTCGCCGACCCGGGCGAGCCCGTGCTGGCGACGCGGCTGTGGGTGGCGCCGCCGATGACCCGCTACGCGCGCGGGAGGTACGTCGTCCTCGGGGACGCCGCGCACGCGTCCCTGCCCAACCTGGGCCGCGGCGCCTGCGACGCGATCCTGGACGCGGCCGCTCTCGCCCGGACGCTCGATGCCGGCCGGTCCCTCGCCTCGTGGCAGGCGCGGCGCCTGCCGCCGACCCAGGCGGCGCGGCTCGCTGCCGGCGGGCTGATGCGACTCGCGCTGCTCGACCGCGGTCAGCGGGTGCGGGACGGGGCGCTGGCGAGGCTCGGGGCCCTCACATCGGCCGGACGGTGA
- a CDS encoding thioesterase family protein — MAETAYFERLDGAGRFRATPRLSGAWRTDEQHIAPALGLLAHVVEQDRDARRDDGLVIGRLSWDILGTLPVGEVETDVEVLRAGRTIELVQSRMSSGGRDAVLLRAWLMRPGDTAAVAGTALDPIPGPDELEPWDPTTVWPGGFIESAQLRRAQEEPGRAVFWVRSDVALLDGEPVGGLAHAARLFDIANGMTVRQDPREVAFPNLDLTAHLFAEPTGDWLGFDTRVSFGDRGLGLTASVLHDERGPIGTMSQILTVRPM, encoded by the coding sequence GTGGCTGAGACGGCGTACTTCGAGCGGCTCGACGGAGCCGGCCGGTTCCGCGCGACCCCGCGGCTGAGCGGCGCCTGGCGCACCGACGAGCAGCACATCGCCCCCGCGCTGGGGCTGCTCGCGCACGTGGTCGAGCAGGACCGCGACGCGCGGCGCGACGACGGCCTGGTGATCGGCCGGCTCTCCTGGGACATCCTCGGGACGCTGCCCGTCGGCGAGGTCGAGACCGACGTGGAGGTGCTGCGAGCGGGGCGGACGATCGAGCTGGTGCAGTCGCGGATGTCGAGCGGCGGCCGGGACGCCGTACTCCTCCGGGCGTGGCTGATGCGTCCCGGCGACACCGCCGCGGTGGCCGGGACCGCGCTGGATCCGATCCCCGGCCCGGACGAGCTGGAGCCGTGGGACCCGACCACGGTCTGGCCGGGCGGGTTCATCGAGTCCGCGCAGCTGCGCCGCGCTCAGGAGGAGCCCGGCCGCGCCGTCTTCTGGGTCCGCTCGGACGTGGCGCTGCTCGACGGCGAGCCGGTCGGCGGGCTCGCCCACGCGGCTCGCCTCTTCGACATCGCCAACGGCATGACGGTGCGCCAGGACCCGCGTGAGGTCGCCTTCCCCAACCTCGACCTCACCGCCCACCTGTTCGCCGAGCCCACCGGCGACTGGCTCGGCTTCGACACCCGGGTCAGCTTCGGCGACCGCGGGCTCGGGCTCACCGCGTCCGTGCTGCACGACGAGCGCGGACCGATCGGCACGATGAGCCAGATCCTCACCGTCCGGCCGATGTGA
- a CDS encoding TfoX/Sxy family protein, with amino-acid sequence MAYDETLAERIRDRLADEPGVTERRMFGGLGFMIEGHLAVAAASSGGLMVRVDPERSEELAGDGAAPMVMRGRPMAGWLLVDRAALDDDAVLGDWVGIGTAYARSLPPKPGR; translated from the coding sequence ATGGCGTACGACGAGACGCTGGCCGAGCGGATCCGCGACCGCCTCGCCGACGAGCCGGGCGTGACCGAGCGGCGGATGTTCGGCGGGCTGGGCTTCATGATCGAGGGCCACTTGGCCGTGGCCGCGGCCAGCAGTGGCGGCCTGATGGTCCGGGTCGATCCGGAGCGATCCGAGGAGCTCGCCGGCGACGGCGCCGCGCCGATGGTGATGCGCGGGCGGCCGATGGCCGGGTGGCTGCTGGTCGACCGGGCTGCGCTGGACGACGACGCCGTGCTGGGCGACTGGGTGGGGATCGGTACGGCGTACGCCCGCTCGCTGCCGCCCAAGCCCGGCCGCTGA
- a CDS encoding WD40/YVTN/BNR-like repeat-containing protein gives MRTLTGVLGAAALAVPLAVAAPAVAAPRLPASDWRVSVTDADQSLRGLDAVDRETAWVSGGSVSGGSGGVFRTTDGGATWEDVSPPDAEGLGFRDVEARSATEAVVLSIGEGEASRIYRTTDGGATWSEAFRNAEPAAFYNCLDFYPGGRVGLAVSDPVDGRFRIARTTDGGRSWEPLPDDGMPDSTGEFNYSASGDCLTIRGNDAWFGSGGAAARVYHSRDRGLTWRASDAGVATGEAAGVFALAFRTPREGVVVGGDFAAPAPGTSSRTRDARTWSASSTLPALGEDAAWVSGASRTVLAVGEAGDVGGTAISRDGGRTWSSYSSQAFHTLDCTRDGSCWAAGSGGRVGVLAR, from the coding sequence ATGCGCACCCTGACCGGAGTCCTGGGGGCAGCGGCCCTCGCCGTGCCTCTCGCCGTCGCCGCGCCCGCGGTCGCCGCTCCCCGCCTGCCGGCGTCCGACTGGCGCGTGAGCGTGACCGATGCCGACCAGAGCCTCCGCGGACTGGACGCGGTCGACCGGGAGACCGCCTGGGTCAGCGGGGGCAGCGTCTCCGGCGGATCGGGCGGGGTCTTCCGGACCACCGACGGCGGCGCGACCTGGGAGGACGTGAGCCCGCCGGACGCCGAGGGTCTGGGCTTCCGCGACGTGGAGGCGCGCAGTGCCACCGAGGCGGTGGTGCTCTCCATCGGCGAGGGCGAGGCGTCCCGGATCTACCGCACAACCGACGGCGGCGCGACCTGGAGCGAGGCGTTCCGCAACGCCGAGCCGGCCGCGTTCTACAACTGCCTGGACTTCTACCCCGGCGGCCGGGTCGGGCTGGCGGTCAGCGACCCGGTCGACGGACGCTTCCGGATCGCCCGGACCACCGACGGTGGTCGGAGCTGGGAGCCCCTCCCCGACGACGGGATGCCCGACTCGACCGGTGAGTTCAACTACTCCGCGAGCGGCGACTGCCTGACCATCCGCGGCAACGACGCGTGGTTCGGCTCCGGGGGCGCCGCTGCGCGCGTGTATCACTCGCGGGACCGCGGCCTGACCTGGCGCGCCTCCGACGCCGGCGTCGCCACCGGGGAGGCGGCCGGCGTGTTCGCGCTGGCCTTCCGGACCCCGCGCGAGGGCGTGGTGGTCGGCGGTGACTTCGCGGCGCCCGCGCCGGGCACCTCGTCACGCACCCGGGACGCTCGCACCTGGAGCGCGTCCAGCACGCTCCCCGCCCTGGGCGAGGACGCCGCGTGGGTCTCCGGCGCCTCGCGGACGGTGCTGGCCGTGGGCGAGGCCGGCGACGTCGGGGGTACGGCGATCAGCCGCGACGGCGGCCGCACCTGGTCGTCGTACTCCTCCCAGGCCTTCCACACCCTCGACTGCACCCGCGACGGCTCCTGCTGGGCGGCCGGCTCCGGCGGGCGCGTGGGCGTGCTGGCGCGCTGA